Proteins from a single region of Longimicrobium sp.:
- a CDS encoding copper resistance protein CopC — MPRFPAPRAAFAALLLAATLVRPAPAAAHTRLQSSSPHDRETVGDTLRTIRLRFSEAVAPAMSMLELSMYDSVVVSGAMAVGAEGDAKVLEFALPGALDPGTYRVSWHAASADGHVIRGSFRFLVVETTPSSPVASSLVAAQDAPAADEQAAGGDEEAESDAARPLPVAVRWAEFLALLGMIGAVAFNLLVVRRVRGGEGMERIADRAAYGAWHLALAAAALSLLTLLARLWLQSAELNGPDQAFDGEMMRALLTGTVWGSGWILQAVGTVAYFLGLMVARAPHGRSTGWMGAAVAALLLAAVPALSGHAAAEEKATAVAIASDWLHVLGAGVWLGTLATVMLAGLPAAAFAHEGEGTAGFARMVAAFSPVALAGAGTAGVTGVVSALFHITAVGDLWNTSYGVMLLIKLALLGIVAAIGFHNWRTVLPSLHASESPTRLRRTAAAELATGVVVVLVTAILVALPPP, encoded by the coding sequence ATGCCCCGCTTCCCCGCCCCGCGCGCGGCGTTCGCCGCGCTCCTGCTCGCCGCCACGTTGGTGCGCCCCGCCCCCGCGGCGGCGCACACGCGCCTCCAGTCCTCGTCCCCCCATGACAGGGAGACGGTGGGCGACACGCTGCGCACCATCCGCCTCCGCTTCAGCGAGGCGGTGGCGCCGGCGATGTCGATGCTGGAGCTGTCGATGTACGATTCCGTCGTCGTGAGCGGGGCGATGGCCGTCGGGGCGGAGGGAGACGCGAAGGTGCTCGAGTTCGCCCTCCCCGGCGCGCTCGATCCCGGCACCTACCGCGTGTCGTGGCACGCGGCGTCGGCGGACGGGCACGTGATCCGCGGCAGCTTCCGGTTCTTGGTCGTCGAGACGACTCCTTCCTCGCCGGTCGCCTCCTCGCTGGTCGCGGCGCAGGACGCGCCGGCGGCGGACGAGCAGGCGGCGGGGGGGGACGAGGAGGCGGAGTCGGACGCCGCGCGGCCGCTGCCGGTGGCGGTGCGGTGGGCGGAGTTCCTGGCGCTGCTGGGGATGATCGGCGCCGTCGCGTTCAACCTGCTGGTGGTGCGGCGCGTCCGCGGCGGCGAGGGGATGGAGCGCATCGCCGACCGCGCGGCGTACGGCGCGTGGCACCTGGCGCTCGCGGCGGCGGCGCTGTCGCTGCTGACGCTGCTGGCGCGGCTGTGGCTGCAGTCCGCCGAGCTGAACGGCCCCGACCAGGCGTTCGACGGCGAGATGATGCGGGCGCTGCTGACCGGCACCGTGTGGGGGAGCGGGTGGATCCTGCAGGCGGTGGGAACGGTGGCGTATTTCCTGGGATTGATGGTGGCGCGCGCGCCGCACGGCCGCTCGACCGGATGGATGGGCGCCGCCGTGGCCGCGCTGCTGCTGGCCGCCGTCCCCGCGCTCAGCGGCCACGCCGCGGCCGAGGAGAAGGCGACGGCGGTCGCCATCGCCAGCGACTGGCTGCACGTGCTGGGCGCCGGCGTGTGGCTGGGGACGTTGGCGACGGTGATGCTGGCCGGCCTTCCCGCCGCGGCGTTCGCGCACGAGGGGGAGGGGACGGCTGGGTTTGCGCGGATGGTGGCGGCGTTCTCGCCGGTCGCGCTCGCCGGCGCGGGCACGGCGGGGGTGACGGGGGTGGTGAGCGCGCTCTTCCATATCACCGCCGTTGGCGACCTGTGGAACACGAGCTACGGCGTGATGCTGCTGATCAAGCTGGCCCTGCTGGGGATCGTCGCGGCGATCGGCTTCCACAACTGGCGCACCGTCCTGCCGTCGCTGCACGCGTCCGAGTCTCCCACGCGCCTGCGCCGCACCGCCGCCGCCGAGCTCGCCACCGGCGTCGTCGTAGTCCTCGTCACCGCCATCCTCGTCGCCCTCCCGCCGCCGTAA
- the lpdA gene encoding dihydrolipoyl dehydrogenase — MEARSYDAIVVGGGPGGYTAAIRLAQLGKRVLCVERESLGGVCLNWGCIPSKALITAAGLVGRVREAGVMGISAEPRIDFAATQRWKGGIVDRLTTNVGTLIRGNGGEVVFGAARLLDARTVEVVATDGSIERYAADAVVLATGARLATVPGFEPDHERVITARDAVDLTSIPESLLVIGGGVIGLELGMMYQRLGTKLTVVELTDALLPGVDADLVRVVERKLRKRGGEILTSAKAVRWEDRGGRAAVTVEHDGATRTIEAEKVLVAVGFVPNTAGLGLENVGVRLDARGHMAVDERAMTSVEGIFAVGDVAGGPYLAHKAFREAEVAAEVIAGRYARRDWLAMPAAVFTDPEIATVGIGEAEAKRRGLDVTIGKFPFGASGRAMSLVETDGFIKIVADQERVIGVQIVGPEASELIGEASFALEMMASPEDVALTIHPHPTLGEGVMEAFKHALGEAVHIMNRPKRKEPELVAA, encoded by the coding sequence ATGGAGGCGAGGAGCTACGACGCGATCGTGGTCGGCGGCGGGCCGGGCGGCTACACGGCGGCCATCCGCCTGGCGCAGCTGGGCAAGCGCGTGCTGTGCGTGGAGCGCGAGTCGCTCGGCGGCGTGTGCCTGAACTGGGGGTGCATCCCCAGCAAGGCGCTGATCACCGCCGCCGGCCTGGTCGGCCGCGTGCGCGAGGCGGGGGTGATGGGGATCAGCGCGGAGCCGCGCATCGACTTCGCGGCCACGCAGCGCTGGAAGGGCGGGATCGTGGACCGGCTGACGACCAACGTCGGCACGCTGATCCGCGGCAACGGCGGCGAGGTCGTCTTCGGTGCCGCGCGGCTGCTGGACGCACGCACCGTCGAGGTCGTCGCCACGGATGGGTCGATCGAACGCTACGCCGCGGACGCCGTCGTCCTGGCGACCGGGGCGCGGCTGGCCACTGTGCCTGGGTTCGAGCCGGACCACGAGCGCGTCATCACCGCCCGCGACGCGGTGGATCTCACCTCCATCCCCGAGTCGCTGCTGGTGATCGGCGGCGGGGTGATCGGGCTGGAACTGGGGATGATGTACCAGCGGCTGGGGACGAAGCTCACAGTCGTGGAGCTGACGGACGCGCTCCTTCCCGGCGTGGACGCGGATCTCGTCCGGGTCGTCGAGCGGAAGCTGCGCAAGCGCGGCGGCGAGATCCTGACGAGCGCGAAGGCGGTGCGCTGGGAGGATCGCGGCGGGCGGGCCGCCGTCACCGTGGAGCACGACGGCGCCACGCGGACCATCGAGGCGGAGAAGGTGCTCGTCGCGGTCGGCTTCGTCCCCAACACGGCTGGGCTGGGGCTGGAGAACGTGGGCGTGCGGCTGGACGCGCGCGGGCACATGGCGGTGGACGAGCGGGCGATGACCAGCGTGGAGGGGATCTTCGCGGTGGGCGACGTCGCCGGCGGGCCGTACCTGGCGCACAAGGCCTTCCGCGAGGCCGAGGTGGCGGCGGAGGTGATCGCCGGCCGCTACGCCCGGCGCGACTGGCTGGCGATGCCCGCGGCGGTGTTCACCGACCCCGAGATCGCCACCGTCGGCATCGGCGAGGCGGAGGCGAAGCGGCGCGGGCTGGACGTCACCATCGGCAAGTTCCCGTTCGGCGCCAGCGGGCGGGCGATGTCGCTGGTGGAGACGGACGGGTTCATCAAGATCGTCGCCGACCAGGAGCGGGTGATCGGGGTGCAGATCGTCGGCCCCGAGGCCAGCGAGCTGATCGGCGAGGCGTCGTTCGCGCTGGAGATGATGGCGTCGCCCGAGGACGTGGCGCTCACCATCCACCCCCACCCCACCCTTGGCGAGGGGGTGATGGAAGCCTTCAAGCACGCCCTCGGCGAGGCCGTGCACATCATGAATCGCCCCAAGCGGAAGGAGCCGGAGCTGGTCGCGGCCTGA